A window of Corticium candelabrum chromosome 3, ooCorCand1.1, whole genome shotgun sequence contains these coding sequences:
- the LOC134177649 gene encoding uncharacterized protein LOC134177649 has product MKRRSKDQLTISALFEAARKRSRGGDPTQESVDSERASSHSINLELNPMTSEAYETADLSIEVTGSGGSGDHVSDRVEVLAFVNGDERDPAEACRAIRNDVGELVDPNKLQDDTKLSLLLGHFVPDSHFPFPPRQEKKSGRDTKRYFQLQWLEKYNWLVYSPSQNGGYCLPCALFSTDQSTGQLCKQAMVKFTKASETLRKHDQQECHKVCCTRASHFIATRRHGQANILQLVVDQGSKQKQENIAKLCALIKTVEFCGRQNISLRGHREKGFTWDPNEQLACNPGNFLALLRFRVDAGDEHLLRDFHMSQSARGLRASYLSPTIQNELIECCGKVIQEDILRDVRKAPFFSVCADESADASNQEQLPLVLRFVDESGLIREELAEFLCCSDGTTGLALANLLLTTMTEMGLQPKEKLRGQGYDGAGNMAGPLQGCASRVTAECPKALYLHCSAHCLNLCIIRLSKLPFIQSMWSSLLDVNIFFKYSPKRAHAMAEIVHEWRQGEGGDSKKKLVDLCKTRWVARHEALVVFAELYPAVLTTLETISRNRGGTVTWNATSSSSATSLHNNLTQFRFLATFVITSKLMAAIQSLTSSLQEKATDVAKAYKHVARVISVLQDMRDNINDRHGEWWTDVQALCLKTGVQESLPRYCSRQTYRGNIPAQTPVDYYRLNVSIPLLDDIISQMNIRFGNLQQLAMKGMSFMPTILLRDASAKADILEFGKAYQSDFPTASPNLDALSAEIDLWIAILKSLPISEHPATVAEALRLAMGNPLIPTVSRLLRLVCTWPVTSCECERSISALNRVKTSLRASMSQIRFNGLVMLHVHYNRKLSHLDVIRLFSVRNPRKIILPNFGEPYSDSELANTFVLDTDSPEDTYQAHLPTVSEQSVIILSESKSCVKACFNVTGSPKPSLKIDQQANKIVNSSVEKEENCIYFVPQNVKDAEKITVAAENCFGQSNVTITVPKFQNTLNPQNVKSNTPPTQSTAKEEINTTSSGFPVWAYTIISIFSIAAVTIFLCLIIFYVRKKTSHKVTSQHSNEEGLKSSNPTNEESSHVYEYIANADQVRHVRLESSYAEPNHFVIQENPAYGAEVNVTYQLQSELDLELSIYLALAMTWYSQMSDYCTLDLPTISEQSIILSESNSCVKACFNVTGSPKPSLKIHQQTNKMINSSVVIDENCVYFMPQNVKDAEKVTLAAENCFEQSNVTISVPKFQSTLNPQNGKSNTLPISTSNALDTLKLSESSPVSSYLIGATIQSTGEEKDNRTLSGSHGVKLDESELLCEEDAQAMYATPVKTTTANSQPKIEYDNTITVTQKSSQQGYDVPAPHITHSTARSPNTRHEDSAAMSSSLEYAELQLGNNPVGPAVLSAAAVTEGAVKSSNPTNEEPSHVYDYIPNKDQVRLESSYVKPSDFAIQGHPAYGAAV; this is encoded by the exons ATGAAGAGGCGTTCTAAAGACCAACTGACCATCAGTGCTCTCTTTGAAGCTGCTAGAAAGAGATCTCGAGGCGGGGACCCCACTCAAGAGAGTGTAGATTCTGAGCGGGCATCGTCGCATTCCATCAATTTGGAACTGAACCCAATGACAAGTGAAGCATATGAAACTGCAGACCTCAGTATAGAAGTCACTGGATCTGGTGGCAGCGGGGATCATGTAAGCGATCGTGTTGAAGTGCTTGCATTTGTCAATGGGGATGAACGTGATCCTGCTGAAGCCTGCAGAGCGATTA GAAACGATGTTGGAGAACTGGTAGATCCAAACAAACTGCAGGATGATACAAAGCTCTCCTTGCTGTTGGGTCATTTTGTTCCAGACAGCCACTTTCCGTTTCCTCCTCGGCAAGAGAAGAAGAGTGGGCGAGATACCAAGCGCTATTTTCAATTACAATGGCTTGAAAAGTATAACTGGCTAGTTTATTCTCCAAGCCAAAATGGTGGATATTGTCTACCTTGTGCACTTTTCAGCACTGATCAATCAACAGGCCAGCTCTGCAAACAAGCAATGGTAAAGTTCACCAAAGCGTCTGAGACCCTTAGAAAGCATGACCAACAGGAATGTCATAAGGTCTGCTGTACCAGGGCCAGCCATTTCATTGCAACCAGGAGACATGGTCAGGCAAATATTCTTCAGCTTGTCGTAGACCAAGGgagtaagcaaaaacaggAAAATATAGCCAAGCTTTGTGCCTTGATCAAGACTGTAGAGTTTTGTGGACGCCAGAACATTTCTTTGCGTGGCCACAGAGAGAAAGGATTTACTTGGGACCCCAACGAACAGTTAGCATGTAATCCTGGAAACTTTCTAGCTCTATTGCGTTTTCGTGTGGACGCAGGTGATGAACACTTGTTGAGGGACTTCCATATGTCTCAGTCTGCTCGAGGACTACGTGCGTCTTACCTGAGCCCAACAATACAGAACGAGTTGATTGAGTGCTGTGGGAAGGTTATACAAGAAGACATATTGAGAGATGTCAGAAAAGCACCATTTTTCTCAGTGTGTGCAGACGAATCTGCTGATGCCAGCAACCAAGAACAGTTGCCCCTGGTTCTTCGTTTCGTCGATGAGTCTGGACTCATTCGTGAAGAGTTGGCTGAATTTCTCTGTTGCTCTGATGGCACCACCGGGCTAGCTTTAGCTAATCTGCTACTGACCACAATGACGGAAATGGGCTTGCAGCCAAAAGAGAAGCTTCGTGGACAAGGCTACGACGGTGCAGGGAATATGGCTGGACCTTTGCAGGGTTGTGCAAGCAGAGTAACTGCAGAATGCCCAAAAGCGCTGTACCTCCATTGCAGTGCACATTGTCTCAACCTGTGTATAATAAGGCTAAGCAAACTGCCTTTCATCCAGTCTATGTGGTCATCATTGTTAGACGTCAACATCTTTTTCAAATATTCACCAAAGCGTGCTCATGCTATGGCTGAGATAGTTCATGAATGGCGTCAAGGAGAGGGTGGCGACTCAAAGAAAAAGTTGGTTGATTTGTGCAAAACAAGGTGGGTAGCGCGACATGAAGCCCTTGTCGTGTTTGCTGAGCTTTATCCAGCTGTTTTAACGACGTTGGAGACAATCAGCAGAAACAGGGGTGGAACAGTTACATGGAACGCTACTAGCTCCTCCTCTGCTACATCTCTCCACAATAACCTAACCCAGTTCCgatttcttgcaacatttgTGATAACATCAAAATTGATGGCTGCAATTCAAAGCCTAACATCAAGTCTCCAAGAGAAAGCCACAGATGTTGCAAAGGCTTACAAACACGTCGCTAGAGTCATCTCCGTTCTTCAAGATATGCGGGACAACATCAACGACAGGCATGGTGAATGGTGGACAGACGTTCAGGCTTTGTGTCTGAAGACTGGAGTGCAAGAGAGTCTCCCAAGATATTGCAGTAGGCAGACGTACCGTGGGAACATTCCAGCGCAAACGCCAGTTGACTACTATCGCCTGAACGTGAGTATACCGCTACTAGATGACATTATTTCGCAAATGAATATCCGGTTTGGAAACCTTCAACAACTAGCTATGAAAGGAATGTCATTTATGCCGACGATTTTGCTACGTGATGCTTCAGCCAAAGCAGATATTCTTGAATTTGGAAAGGCATATCAAAGTGATTTTCCTACTGCGAGTCCGAACTTGGATGCGCTGTCTGCAGAAATTGACTTGTGGATTGCCATACTGAAATCACTGCCCATTTCAGAGCACCCCGCTACTGTAGCAGAAGCGTTGCGTTTGGCAATGGGTAATCCACTAATTCCAACTGTGTCGAGGCTATTGCGCCTTGTCTGCACCTGGCCTGTGACGTCCTGTGAGTGCGAGCGGTCTATAAGTGCTCTCAATCGCGTCAAGACATCTCTCCGGGCATCCATGTCGCAGATCCGATTCAACGGACTTGTCATGCTGCATGTCCATTAcaacaggaagttgtcacacttGGACGTGATCCGCTTATTTTCTGTCAGGAACCCGAGAAAGATTATTCTCCCAAACTTTGGAGAGCCATACTCAGACAGTGAACTAGCTAACACTTTTGTACTGGATACTGATTCACCAGAAGACAC ATATCAAGCTC ATCTTCCCACAGTCTCAGAACAATCGGTCATTATTCTGAGTGAATCAAAATCTTGTGTAAAAGCTTGTTTCAATGTTACCGGAAGTCCCAAGCCTTCTCTGAAAATTGATCAACAAGCCAACAAAATCGTCaacagttctgttgaaaaaGAAGAGAACTGCATCTACTTCGTGCCTCAAAACGTCAAAGATGCCGAAAAAATTACAGTGGCAGCAGAAAACTGCTTTGGACAATCAAATGTTACCATTACTGttccaaaatttcaaa ACACTCTAAATCCTCAGAACGTTAAATCAAATACTCCACCGACACAAAGTACTGCAAAAGAAGAGATCAATACAACTTCCTCAG GATTTCCAGTATGGGCATATACAATTATTTCCATTTTCAGCATTGCGGCGGTCACAATTTTTCTCTGTCTTATCATATTTTATGTTAGAA AGAAAACATCACACAAAGTAACAAGTCAACATTCAAA TGAGGAAGGACTAAAGTCATCGAATCCAACGAATGAAGAGTCTAGCCATGTCTATGAATACATAGCTAATGCAGATCAAGTGAGGCATGTCAGACTGGAGTCATCTTATGCTGAACCAAACCATTTTGTTATTCAAGAGAATCCAGCCTATGGAGCTGAA GTTAATGTGACGTATCAGTTGCAGAGTGAGTTAGACTTGGAACTTTCCATATACCTAGCGCTTGCAATGACTTGGTACAGTCAAATGTCTGATTACTGCACGCTTG ATCTTCCCACAATTTCAGAACAATCCATTATTCTGAGTGAATCAAATTCTTGTGTAAAAGCTTGTTTCAATGTTACTGGAAGTCCCAAGCCTTCTCTGAAAATTCatcaacaaaccaacaaaatgATCAACAGTTCTGTTGTAATAGACGAGAACTGCGTCTACTTCATGCCTCAAAATGTCAAAGATGCCGAAAAAGTTACTTTGGCAGCAGAAAACTGTTTTGAACAATCAAATGTTACCATTAGTGttccaaaatttcaaa GCACTCTAAATCCTCAAAACGGTAAATCAAATACCCTACCTATTAGTACTTCCAATGCACTCGATACCCTCAAACTGTCAGAATCATCTCCTGTTTCTTCATACTTAATCGGTGCAACGATACAAAGCACTGGAGAAGAAAAGGACAATAGGACTTTATCAGGTAGTCAT GGCGTCAAGCTTGACGAGTCTGAGTTACTTTGCGAGGAAGATGCACAAGCAATGTATGCCACACCAGTAAAGACTACAACGGCAAATTCACAGCCCAAAATCGAGTACGACAATACGATAACAGTTACGCAGAAATCGAGCCAACAAGGCTACGACGTGCCAGCTCCTCACATTACTCATTCAACTGCTCGTTCTCCAAATACGAGGCACGAAGACAGCGCCGCAATGTCGTCG AGTTTGGAATATGCTGAGTTGCAGTTAGGAAACAACCCGGTGGGCCCTGCAGTTTTATCTGCTGCTGCTGTCAC TGAGGGAGCAGTCAAGTCATCGAATCCAACGAATGAGGAGCCTAGCCATGTCTATGATTACATACCTAATAAAGATCAAGTGAGACTGGAGTCATCTTATGTTAAACCATCCGATTTTGCTATTCAAGGACATCCAGCCTACGGAGCTGCAGTTTAA